In a single window of the Lasioglossum baleicum chromosome 10, iyLasBale1, whole genome shotgun sequence genome:
- the Cdk7 gene encoding cyclin-dependent kinase 7, whose translation MTEKLRRYEKIDFLGEGQFATVYKAKDIETSKIVAVKKIKVGSRAEARDGINRTALREIKLLQELKHDNVIGLLDVFGHKSNVSLVFDFMDTDLEIIIKDNNIVLTSANIKAYMIQTLQGLDYLHYNWILHRDLKPNNLLVNGEGVLKIGDFGLAKFFGSPNRINTHQVVTRWYRSPELLYGARLYGAGIDMWAVGCILAELLLRVPFLPGESDLDQLTRIFQTLGTPTEETWPGMTELPDFIQFKPFPGTPLKHIFTAAGDDLLDLIASFLNVNPLERCTCDQALQMPYFSNKPAPTPGPRLPLPTSVKRQPEEKPNLKRKLLESMDGASLAKRLQF comes from the exons ATGACGGAAAAGTTACGAAGATacgagaaaattgattttttaggagaaggacAG TTTGCCACTGTTTACAAAGCCAAAGATATTGAAACGTCAAAAATTGTTGCTGTAAAAAAG ATTAAAGTTGGAAGCCGTGCAGAAGCTAGAGATGGAATAAACAGAACAGCTCTGAGAGAAATTAAATTATTGCAAGAACTGAAGCACGATAATGTGATTGGATTGCTAG ATGTTTTCGGCCATAAGTCGAACGTGTCGTTGGTGTTCGATTTTATGGACACAGATTTGGAAATCATAATAAAGGACAACAATATCGTGTTAACTTCTGCGAATATCAAAGCGTATATGATTCAAACTCTGCAAGGTCTAGATTACCTGCATTATAACTGGATACTCCACAGAGATCTAAAGCCGAACAATTTACTTGTCAATGGGGAAGGTGTATTAAAGATTGGCGATTTCGGTCTTGCTAAATTTTTTGGTTCGCCGAATAGGATAAACACCCATCAAGTGGTGACCAGATGGTATAGATCACCAGAATTATTGTATGGAGCAAGACTCTACGGAGCTGGGATAGATATGTGGGCCGTTGGATGTATATTAGCAGAACTTTTACTAAGAGTACCGTTTTTACCCGGAGAGTCTGATTTAGATCAACTCACTAGGATATTTCAG ACACTGGGCACGCCCACGGAAGAAACGTGGCCAGGAATGACTGAACTACCAGATTTTATTCAATTCAAACCATTTCCTGGAACACCATTGAAACACATATTCACTGCAGCTGGCGATGATCTCTTGGATTTAATCGCTAGCTTTTTAAACGTAAATCCTCTGGAAAGATGTACATGCGACCAGGCTCTCCAAATGCCATACTTCAGTAATAAACCAGCACCAACACCTGGACCTAGACTGCCTCTCCCTACATCTGTGAAACGGCAACCAGAGGAAAAACCTAATCTAAAAAGGAAGTTACTCGAATCGATGGATGGTGCATCGCTTGCGAAAAGATTACAGTTTTAA
- the LOC143212562 gene encoding uncharacterized protein LOC143212562 codes for MAAVNQSANAPPYWEYILREFVFKTISPPPSSNMNLYRRLLDAPLYGGPFPTESNDGASVVLSRGDVYYLPNSKWLLCQEGCVDCEECSEHTHPVLKWVLRQVKRRPIHGQERQDLQLTLIPKIDGSYLLKSLWPRSHVYVTTPGELDAFLTDNPARQGPDNQDDSLGLQRKSSNSWRFVERDSLPERRVIGEQSNGTSPPETDAPGSDSTTSDHENARNTTSNEVSDRTPVKLPDRPTGNDSMPTPLAENARNRSKLLLPKLILGTDQLGQKHLVHVVPADATIAGNSTYPGLMAALSTVGVGRVQNRTAYQRILKRIYDSLSSNKRSIESFLDPPSQNGNLKFDLNMCFFFLDRQQEVYQQEETRHSLAGLKQLNRLHRDYTRTIRNESQRWPYVLNWSRQRRDSNDETDVKTFINDLDQDGNIIPLTTSNRSNTVQNTKHGPRMFKVVVSTESTTKSLNKSDATAEFGRDISRSNNRFDYNSTISV; via the exons ATGGCTGCGGTGAACCAATCAGCTAACGCGCCACCCTACTGGGAGTACATACTCCGTGAATTCGTGTTCAAGACGATCTCGCCGCCGCCGTCGTCCAACATGAACCTGTACAGACGTCTGTTGGACGCGCCGCTTTACGGTGGTCCGTTTCCGACAGAATCGAACGACGGGGCCAGCGTCGTTCTGTCACGGGGAGACGTTTATTACCTGCCGAACAGCAAGTGGTTGCTGTGCCAGGAGGGATGCGTAGACTGCGAGGAGTGCTCGGAGCATACGCACCCGGTGCTCAAGTGGGTTTTGAGGCAGGTGAAGAGGCGACCGATTCACGGCCAGGAGCGGCAGGACCTTCAGCTAACGCTGATCCCAAAGATCGACGGCAGTTACCTCCTGAAAAGCCTCTGGCCGAGGTCGCACGTCTACGTGACCACTCCGGGCGAACTAGACGCGTTCCTAACCGACAACCCAGCTCGCCAAGGTCCCGACAACCAGGACGACAGCCTCGGACTGCAGAGGAAGTCCAGCAATTCCTGGAGATTCGTCGAGAGGGACTCGTTGCCCGAGCGACGCGTGATCGGAGAGCAGAGCAACGGCACAAGTCCACCTGAGACTGACGCCCCCGGAAGCGATAGCACCACGTCCGATCATGAAAATGCGCGGAACACCACGTCCAACGAAGTCTCCGACCGTACCCCCGTGAAATTGCCGGATAGACCTACCGGGAACGATTCCATGCCGACACCGCTAGCCGAGAATGCGAGGAATCGATCGAAACTGCTACTGCCGAAGCTGATCCTTGGAACTGATCAACTCGGACAGAAACACTTGGTCCACGTGGTACCTGCAGATGCGACCATCGCCGGCAACTCGACGTATCCTGGCCTGATGGCCGCTTTGAGTACCGTCGGAGTTGGTCGGGTTCAGAATAGGACCGCTTATCAGAGGATATTGAAGAGGATCTATGATTCGTTGAGCAGCAACAAGAGATCCATCGAGAGCTTTCTTGATCCTCCGTCCCAGAATGGTAATCTGAAATTTG atttaaatatgtgtttcttttttttagaCCGTCAGCAAGAAGTGTATCAGCAGGAAGAGACAAGACACAGCCTCGCAGGGCTAAAACAATTGAACAGACTACACCGAGATTACACGAGAACAATCAGAAACGAGAGTCAACGATGGCCTTACGTTTTGAATTGGAGCAGACAAAGGAGGGACTCCAATGACGAAACAGACGTGAAAACATTTATAAATGATTTGGATCAAGACGGAAACATTATTCCTTTGACAACGAGTAATCGATCTAATACAGTGCAGAACACCAAGCATGGGCCACGCATGTTCAAAGTGGTCGTCAGTACTGAATCAACGAcgaaatcattaaataaatCAGACGCAACTGCAGAATTTGGAAGAGACATTTCGAGAAGTAACAATCGGTTCGACTACAATAGCACAATATCAGTTTGA